In one window of Psychrobacter sp. P2G3 DNA:
- a CDS encoding DMT family transporter gives MTKRDLIIFFTLSFMWSLSFIFYRVGVPEFGSIAFASLRVLFAGLTMLVFVLLSSENRRGIRENWKLLTVVGLFSTAIPFVLFSFSAQTVNAGVLAVLNASVPMMSGFIASTFFNDKLSKKQILGLFIGLVGVVILMSESLFAGSDQDSSLMAGLLPMGYALLGCVGYATGANITKNYLQGLSPIAITAGSTIIASIVMLPIGLYAFPYGKSISLQAWVSVICIGVFSTAIALIFMNQLIKNIGPMRATSITLVIPIFAIFFGYVLLGEALDLGAIIGSVVILVGTYLSLNLSLTIFKKKTV, from the coding sequence GTGACTAAACGCGACCTCATCATCTTTTTCACCCTCTCTTTTATGTGGTCGCTGTCTTTTATATTTTATCGCGTTGGTGTGCCTGAGTTTGGCTCGATAGCATTTGCGAGCCTACGGGTGTTATTTGCAGGGTTGACCATGCTAGTTTTCGTTTTGCTCAGCTCAGAAAATCGACGCGGCATTCGCGAAAACTGGAAGCTACTGACCGTTGTTGGTCTATTCTCTACTGCCATTCCATTTGTGCTGTTTTCATTCTCAGCACAGACAGTGAACGCCGGTGTATTAGCGGTGCTGAATGCCTCCGTGCCGATGATGAGTGGCTTTATCGCCAGTACGTTTTTTAATGATAAGCTTTCAAAAAAACAAATCCTTGGCTTGTTTATTGGCCTTGTAGGTGTCGTCATTTTGATGAGTGAAAGCTTGTTTGCTGGTAGTGATCAAGATTCAAGTCTGATGGCGGGATTATTGCCGATGGGCTACGCGCTATTGGGCTGCGTCGGTTATGCGACAGGGGCGAATATTACCAAAAACTATTTGCAAGGCTTATCACCGATTGCTATCACTGCAGGCTCGACCATTATTGCGAGCATAGTCATGTTACCCATTGGCCTGTATGCGTTTCCGTATGGCAAGAGCATTAGTCTACAAGCTTGGGTATCTGTCATCTGCATCGGGGTATTTTCGACGGCAATCGCACTAATCTTTATGAACCAGCTTATTAAAAATATTGGTCCAATGCGAGCTACGAGTATTACCTTAGTCATTCCAATTTTTGCGATATTCTTTGGTTATGTATTGCTGGGTGAAGCGTTAGATTTGGGCGCAATTATTGGCTCAGTAGTGATATTGGTTGGTACGTATTTGTCTTTAAACTTGTCATTAACTATATTTAAGAAAAAGACGGTTTAG
- a CDS encoding TIGR00730 family Rossman fold protein — translation MRIAVFCGSRQGADPKHVEKTIELAQVMAIKKLNIVYGGGKIGLMGTLADTAIAAGVHIIGVIPDHLADKELAHTGVNELILVKSMHDRKTIMANLADGFIALPGGPGTLEEISEVWTWGQLGLHNKPCGFLNVNGYFDGLFTFFETMVTGGFMKQEYLDMLIISDDIIELFDKMAAYTPPKPKWTT, via the coding sequence ATGCGTATTGCCGTTTTTTGTGGCTCAAGACAAGGAGCTGATCCAAAGCATGTAGAAAAAACAATTGAGTTGGCTCAAGTAATGGCAATCAAGAAGCTGAATATCGTCTACGGAGGCGGTAAGATCGGCCTGATGGGTACACTGGCCGATACAGCCATCGCTGCTGGTGTGCATATCATCGGCGTTATTCCAGATCATTTGGCAGATAAGGAGCTGGCTCATACTGGGGTCAACGAACTTATTTTGGTAAAAAGCATGCATGATCGCAAAACCATTATGGCAAATCTTGCCGATGGTTTTATCGCTTTACCTGGAGGTCCTGGAACATTAGAGGAAATTTCGGAAGTCTGGACTTGGGGCCAGTTAGGACTGCACAATAAACCTTGTGGCTTCCTAAATGTGAACGGTTATTTTGATGGCCTATTTACCTTTTTTGAGACCATGGTTACTGGTGGTTTTATGAAGCAAGAGTATCTGGATATGCTGATAATATCAGACGATATCATAGAACTCTTTGATAAAATGGCAGCTTATACGCCACCTAAACCTAAATGGACAACTTAA